A genomic window from Shewanella vesiculosa includes:
- a CDS encoding 6-hydroxymethylpterin diphosphokinase MptE-like protein yields the protein MTPQQSSITNVFAISPFNEYYLPSVNKLTFEKIDSVSLYNNKFKQAEILTDNTLHIFIGMDSGLLANYLLEKSLPLESKYIFVELDEVCQLLTIEIPENLQESVYICTASKLEELLTNSEFNLFIVKHLFKLHYSLAASGNSHDDYTLLSHNVEKIVKLEYFDSSTAFTQKSFIIEQLNNIAENLLPAEILKDTFAGKTCIVLGGGPSLDENIKWIQSNRDKLVIFSVSRITGKLADIGIKSDIIVTVDPQEHSFEVNEKMMSLSAQSLLLSANHTCHDIVAQWNGCLLFTGTQMPWQEGKLCSNIETTGPTVTNSAIHIAESMGFTQILLCGVDFCHSQSGATHTTNTYTESVFNNLGTMYEWVETYSGELAETPIQLIHAIESLAESVALKPEINYINLSKNAAKVKGVSYQDKNQILLSPISKKQLEYLNPSRFIMTTEAKLEKLTLISQNINNTLTHFDKILSKLTNALALCKKMTKISATLIGPLSAELEKIESELNQDFPQYCYLIKFYGFYEFSHFLTTQSTDQWTQKDVNNQNRLYYQAFFDIANELQKLLQQTKARLQSRIAEHAFPTQLALFTPQWEADKHFGRAIIWSREHPNSLKLLDAKDKELIEKLTSRYTELFNKKTVKNVAVDHKNNMNNAFKKLNILLQHKHLLGISKMVQYVEPFRQQDELTAKFYYLAKSYELFLKGTWEESLKIILKIDNNQLSENELRHIIMLSLKLNLLDVAQENLAKIIQFNDEYLPQYAQIMSLQGQYQDALNLYLNYLDKYPNNIPVLIKLGTFLAAINETESAQSVFLQVLKIDPINQTAINNLEQMSR from the coding sequence ATGACACCTCAACAATCTAGTATTACAAATGTATTCGCTATCTCTCCATTTAACGAGTACTACTTACCAAGTGTCAATAAGCTCACATTTGAAAAGATTGATTCTGTTAGCTTATATAACAACAAGTTTAAGCAAGCAGAAATCCTAACCGACAATACATTACATATCTTTATTGGTATGGATTCAGGCTTACTTGCTAACTACCTATTAGAAAAATCTTTGCCGCTTGAGTCTAAATATATATTTGTAGAACTTGACGAAGTCTGCCAATTATTGACTATTGAGATACCTGAAAATTTACAAGAATCCGTTTATATTTGTACCGCTTCAAAGCTTGAAGAGCTCTTAACCAACAGTGAGTTTAATCTGTTTATCGTCAAACACCTCTTCAAACTTCACTATTCTTTAGCAGCATCTGGAAACTCACACGATGATTACACTCTGCTTAGTCACAATGTCGAGAAAATTGTAAAACTAGAATATTTCGATAGCAGTACCGCTTTTACTCAAAAAAGCTTCATCATCGAGCAATTAAATAATATTGCAGAAAACCTCCTACCTGCTGAAATACTAAAAGATACTTTTGCTGGTAAAACATGCATCGTTCTTGGTGGTGGCCCATCTTTAGATGAAAATATCAAATGGATACAATCAAATAGAGATAAACTAGTCATATTCTCTGTTTCAAGAATTACAGGGAAATTAGCAGATATTGGCATAAAATCAGACATTATTGTCACCGTTGACCCGCAAGAACATAGTTTCGAGGTTAACGAAAAAATGATGAGTCTAAGCGCTCAAAGTCTACTGTTAAGCGCAAATCATACTTGCCATGATATTGTTGCCCAATGGAATGGTTGTCTACTGTTTACTGGCACACAAATGCCTTGGCAAGAAGGGAAACTATGCTCAAACATTGAAACAACAGGACCGACAGTAACAAATAGTGCGATCCATATTGCTGAAAGTATGGGCTTTACTCAAATATTGTTATGTGGCGTTGATTTTTGTCATTCTCAGTCTGGTGCGACCCACACTACGAATACCTATACTGAAAGTGTATTTAATAATTTAGGTACTATGTATGAGTGGGTTGAAACTTACAGTGGTGAGTTGGCAGAAACACCAATTCAATTAATTCATGCTATTGAGTCTTTGGCAGAGTCAGTTGCGTTAAAACCAGAAATTAACTATATAAATCTTTCAAAAAATGCAGCAAAAGTGAAAGGCGTTAGCTACCAAGATAAAAACCAAATATTATTATCGCCTATCAGCAAAAAACAATTGGAGTATCTTAATCCTAGTCGCTTTATTATGACCACTGAAGCGAAATTAGAAAAACTGACCTTGATCAGCCAAAACATAAACAACACATTGACGCATTTCGATAAGATACTCAGTAAACTAACAAATGCATTAGCCCTCTGTAAAAAAATGACTAAAATTTCCGCCACTTTGATTGGGCCATTATCTGCAGAATTAGAAAAAATTGAATCTGAATTAAACCAAGATTTTCCACAGTACTGCTATCTGATAAAGTTTTATGGTTTTTATGAATTCTCACATTTTTTGACAACTCAAAGCACTGACCAGTGGACGCAAAAAGACGTCAATAATCAAAACCGTCTTTACTATCAAGCGTTTTTTGATATTGCCAATGAGCTACAAAAATTACTACAGCAAACTAAAGCAAGACTCCAAAGCAGAATAGCTGAACATGCTTTCCCAACCCAGTTAGCTTTATTTACACCTCAATGGGAAGCTGATAAACATTTTGGACGAGCTATTATCTGGTCAAGAGAACATCCAAATAGCCTTAAGCTACTTGATGCTAAAGACAAAGAGCTAATTGAAAAATTAACAAGTCGTTATACTGAATTATTTAATAAAAAAACAGTAAAAAATGTTGCCGTTGACCATAAAAACAACATGAACAATGCTTTTAAGAAACTCAATATTTTACTGCAACACAAACATCTACTTGGTATTAGTAAAATGGTTCAATATGTTGAACCATTTAGACAGCAAGATGAGCTTACTGCTAAATTTTATTACTTAGCTAAAAGCTATGAATTATTCTTAAAGGGAACATGGGAAGAATCTTTAAAGATAATATTAAAAATTGATAATAATCAACTATCTGAGAATGAGCTACGTCATATTATCATGCTATCTTTAAAACTAAACTTACTTGATGTTGCTCAAGAAAACCTCGCTAAAATAATCCAATTTAATGATGAGTACCTCCCACAGTATGCACAAATCATGAGCCTGCAAGGTCAATATCAAGATGCACTCAACTTATACTTAAATTATCTTGATAAATATCCTAATAACATTCCGGTACTGATCAAATTAGGAACCTTCTTGGCAGCAATAAACGAAACAGAAAGTGCTCAATCAGTATTTTTACAGGTATTGAAAATCGATCCAATTAATCAAACAGCAATAAACAATTTAGAGCAAATGAGTCGATGA
- the cydB gene encoding cytochrome d ubiquinol oxidase subunit II: MFDYEVLRFIWWALIGVLLIGFTVTDGFDLGVGILLPIIGKDDTDRRIMINTIAPHWDGNQVWLITAGGALFAAWPMVYAVAFSGFYVAMMLVLFALFLRPVGFDYRSKIEDPKWRKTWDKALFVGCFVPPLIIGVAFGNLLQGVPFNFDEYLRATYHGGLFGLLNPFGLLAGLVSVTMVIMQGSTWLQMKTDGELRVRSAKTSQICGSLLVVLFGAAGFWLVNGIDGYVITSALDVAGVSNPTTKTVAVEAGGWLINYDKYPLTMLFPVLGLLMPVLVVLASRLNRSGFAFFFSSLAVAGVILTCGAAMFPFVMPSSLEPNVSLTMWDATASQMSLKVMTVAAIIFVPTVLSYTIWTYYKMFGRLNREFIENNKNSLY; this comes from the coding sequence ATGTTTGATTACGAAGTATTAAGATTTATTTGGTGGGCGTTAATCGGTGTATTATTGATTGGTTTCACCGTGACAGATGGCTTTGATCTGGGCGTGGGGATATTGTTACCTATTATAGGTAAAGACGATACCGATCGCCGTATCATGATCAACACAATTGCTCCGCACTGGGATGGTAACCAAGTTTGGTTAATCACTGCTGGTGGTGCATTATTTGCAGCTTGGCCTATGGTTTACGCAGTGGCGTTTTCTGGTTTTTATGTGGCAATGATGCTGGTGTTGTTCGCACTCTTTTTGCGTCCTGTTGGCTTTGATTACCGCTCTAAAATTGAAGATCCAAAATGGCGCAAAACATGGGACAAGGCATTATTTGTCGGCTGTTTCGTACCACCATTAATCATTGGTGTTGCATTTGGTAACTTACTCCAAGGTGTGCCGTTTAACTTTGATGAATATTTACGTGCTACCTACCATGGCGGTCTATTCGGTTTATTAAATCCGTTTGGGTTATTAGCCGGTCTTGTGAGTGTCACTATGGTGATAATGCAAGGGTCTACATGGTTACAAATGAAGACGGACGGCGAGCTTCGTGTGCGCAGTGCTAAGACGTCACAAATTTGTGGCAGTCTATTAGTGGTTCTGTTTGGTGCAGCAGGCTTTTGGTTGGTCAATGGTATTGATGGTTATGTGATCACTTCAGCTCTTGACGTCGCTGGAGTATCAAATCCAACCACTAAAACGGTAGCGGTTGAAGCCGGTGGTTGGTTGATAAACTACGATAAATATCCTTTGACTATGCTATTTCCTGTATTAGGTTTGTTAATGCCAGTACTAGTGGTATTAGCCAGTCGTTTGAATCGTAGTGGTTTTGCATTCTTTTTCAGCTCGCTTGCTGTTGCGGGGGTGATTTTAACGTGTGGTGCTGCTATGTTCCCATTTGTTATGCCTTCATCATTAGAGCCTAATGTGAGCTTAACTATGTGGGATGCTACTGCTAGCCAAATGTCACTTAAAGTAATGACCGTTGCCGCTATCATCTTCGTACCGACTGTCCTAAGTTATACCATTTGGACTTATTACAAGATGTTTGGCCGCTTAAATCGTGAGTTTATTGAAAACAATAAAAACTCACTTTATTAA
- the cydX gene encoding cytochrome bd-I oxidase subunit CydX — translation MWYFAWILGVLLACSFGIINALWLENTENMDRNSDN, via the coding sequence ATGTGGTATTTTGCTTGGATTCTTGGTGTATTGTTAGCGTGTTCATTCGGTATTATCAACGCGTTATGGCTTGAGAATACTGAAAATATGGATCGTAACAGCGACAACTAA
- a CDS encoding methyl-accepting chemotaxis protein — protein sequence MNYKNWPISKQIGSLVVLSSVIIFTAMSCFSYLTASTVLHDKAIKAIQSQMDSNTHLLELEYDSMLSSAKRSSDILRTLYPGQFSIENKSVDVLGVKTPVLLHDNEQVNNENNNVDRFSQLTGGVATIFARDNDDFVRVSTSLKKTDGNRALGTYLGVNHPGYKQLISGQKYEGYAKLFGKDYMTIYSPVKDSSGKVNAILFIGYDISQSILQIQNALKTLTLEESGSYAIIRNSDKQVISHRDLNTEAPFTESLFNGLSLEQALTDKGSWVYTSLSDEEMYAYSIKIAGWNWTMVGYVPTKELNNESLAMLKINVVLALIGIVLIAVLLFMVINRAMKPLKNLQQQIAKLGQGDLSQTFIQCSESSGNEVDHITISVTQMAASLASLIESLKQSVISLENQANQSQQTSKLNGHEAKALLNQTEQIATAIEEMSSSIKDVAQNASQGAQQAQEIDSASAQGHAQLSQEVTTLQSLSEQLIQSQKNIESVSSESQAISKVTEVINGIAEQTNLLALNAAIEAARAGEQGRGFAVVADEVRSLAQRTQRSISEISSTIAKLQHQVKFTATQMVECQQLGASSAEQANIVNLQLSQINQSIGEMAIFSSSIASATNQQSTVADEVSHSLHTIATLAQNSDERATKAVSDAEQLTSLAVSIKQQIGVFKVV from the coding sequence ATGAACTATAAAAACTGGCCTATTTCAAAACAAATAGGCTCTCTTGTCGTGTTGTCATCCGTTATTATTTTCACCGCTATGTCTTGTTTTTCATATCTAACCGCTTCCACTGTATTACATGATAAAGCGATCAAAGCTATACAATCACAAATGGACAGTAATACTCATTTACTTGAACTGGAATACGACAGTATGTTGTCTTCGGCGAAACGTAGCTCCGATATTCTTCGTACTTTATATCCAGGACAATTCTCGATAGAAAATAAATCCGTTGACGTGTTAGGCGTTAAGACTCCGGTTCTTTTACATGATAATGAACAAGTTAATAATGAAAATAATAATGTAGACCGCTTTTCGCAACTAACTGGCGGCGTAGCGACTATATTTGCTCGTGATAATGATGATTTTGTTCGAGTGTCAACATCACTGAAAAAAACGGATGGTAACCGTGCGCTAGGGACTTATCTAGGGGTTAATCACCCAGGCTATAAGCAATTAATTAGTGGTCAAAAATACGAAGGCTATGCCAAGCTTTTTGGCAAAGATTACATGACAATTTATAGCCCAGTAAAAGACAGCAGCGGCAAAGTTAATGCTATCCTGTTTATCGGTTATGACATTAGCCAATCAATTCTGCAAATCCAAAATGCACTTAAAACACTCACACTCGAAGAGTCTGGATCTTATGCCATTATCCGTAATTCTGATAAACAAGTTATTTCTCATCGCGATTTGAACACTGAAGCGCCTTTTACTGAATCATTGTTTAATGGTTTATCGCTTGAACAGGCACTCACAGATAAAGGCAGCTGGGTTTACACTTCATTATCGGATGAAGAGATGTATGCTTATTCAATAAAAATTGCCGGTTGGAATTGGACCATGGTTGGCTATGTGCCAACCAAAGAATTAAATAATGAAAGTTTAGCTATGCTAAAAATTAACGTGGTTTTAGCACTGATAGGCATAGTTCTGATTGCTGTTTTACTGTTTATGGTGATCAATCGTGCGATGAAGCCATTAAAGAATCTACAGCAACAAATCGCTAAATTAGGTCAAGGCGATCTTTCACAAACATTCATACAGTGCTCTGAAAGCAGTGGTAATGAAGTTGATCACATCACTATCAGTGTGACCCAAATGGCTGCGAGTTTGGCGAGTTTAATTGAATCATTAAAACAGTCGGTTATTAGCTTAGAAAACCAAGCAAATCAAAGCCAACAAACATCAAAGTTAAATGGTCATGAAGCAAAAGCACTGTTAAACCAAACAGAGCAAATTGCGACGGCTATCGAAGAGATGTCTTCCTCGATTAAAGACGTCGCCCAAAATGCTAGTCAAGGAGCACAGCAAGCGCAGGAAATTGATAGTGCATCAGCTCAAGGGCATGCTCAGTTAAGCCAAGAGGTCACCACGCTGCAATCTTTAAGTGAGCAACTCATCCAAAGTCAAAAAAATATTGAAAGTGTCAGCAGTGAGAGCCAAGCTATTAGTAAAGTAACTGAAGTGATTAATGGCATTGCAGAACAAACTAACTTGCTAGCATTAAACGCTGCTATTGAAGCTGCTAGAGCAGGAGAACAAGGTCGTGGTTTTGCCGTTGTGGCTGATGAGGTGCGCTCTCTTGCGCAAAGAACGCAGCGTTCTATTAGTGAGATTAGCTCGACGATAGCTAAATTACAGCATCAAGTAAAATTTACCGCGACACAAATGGTCGAGTGCCAGCAGTTAGGAGCATCTTCAGCTGAACAAGCTAATATCGTCAATCTCCAACTCAGTCAGATTAATCAGAGTATCGGTGAAATGGCAATATTCTCATCCAGTATAGCCAGTGCAACTAATCAACAAAGCACAGTGGCAGATGAGGTGTCTCATAGCTTGCATACTATAGCGACGTTGGCACAAAATAGTGATGAACGGGCAACAAAAGCGGTCAGTGATGCAGAACAATTAACCTCACTTGCAGTCAGCATCAAGCAACAAATTGGAGTATTTAAAGTCGTGTAG
- a CDS encoding cytochrome ubiquinol oxidase subunit I produces the protein MIIEEVVELSRFQFALTAMYHFLFVPLTLGLAFILAIMESLYVMTNKQIYKDMTKFWGKLFGINFALGVSTGLAMEFQFGTNWSYYSHYVGDIFGAPLAIEGLMAFFLESTLVGMFFFGWDRFSKRQHLVVTWLVAIGSNMSALWILIANGWMQNPVGSVFNYETMRMEMVDFGAVVFNPVAQVKFVHTVASGYVAGSMFVLAISSYYILKGRDLPFARRSFAVAASFGMAAILSVIVLGDESGYKVGEVQRVKLAAIEAEWHTEPAPAAFTVVGFPNQETMETDYAIKIPYAMGIIATRTLDEEVTGIKDLIKDHEVRIRNGMVAYGLLEKLRAGDKSAEVREQFEATKIDLGYGFLLKRYTDKVVDATEEQIKAASYDSIPTVAPMFWSFRIMVAAGVIMLFVFAAAFWQSTRHQIAEKKWVLRAALYSLPLPWIAIEAGWFVSEFGRQPWTISEVLPTFMSASSLTTADLWFSIISITVFYTILLVIEAFLMFKFARLGPSSLKTGRYHFETQDA, from the coding sequence ATGATTATCGAAGAGGTCGTTGAGCTATCGCGTTTTCAATTTGCGTTGACAGCCATGTATCATTTTCTATTTGTTCCACTCACCCTAGGTTTAGCTTTCATCCTTGCGATTATGGAATCACTGTATGTGATGACGAATAAGCAAATCTATAAAGACATGACAAAATTTTGGGGTAAGTTGTTTGGGATTAACTTTGCTCTAGGTGTTTCTACGGGCTTAGCAATGGAATTCCAGTTTGGTACTAACTGGTCCTACTATTCTCACTATGTAGGTGACATTTTTGGTGCGCCTCTGGCCATTGAAGGCTTAATGGCTTTCTTCCTCGAGTCAACGTTAGTCGGGATGTTCTTTTTCGGTTGGGATCGTTTTAGTAAACGTCAGCATTTAGTGGTCACATGGCTTGTTGCCATCGGCTCTAATATGTCAGCCTTATGGATTTTGATTGCCAATGGTTGGATGCAAAATCCAGTAGGTTCAGTATTTAACTATGAAACCATGCGCATGGAGATGGTTGATTTTGGCGCCGTAGTGTTTAACCCTGTCGCGCAAGTTAAGTTTGTTCATACTGTAGCCTCTGGTTATGTTGCTGGTTCGATGTTTGTGTTAGCTATTAGCTCATACTACATATTAAAAGGGCGTGACTTACCGTTTGCTCGGCGCTCATTTGCTGTTGCAGCAAGCTTTGGTATGGCAGCGATTTTATCGGTTATCGTATTAGGCGATGAGTCGGGTTATAAAGTCGGCGAAGTTCAACGTGTTAAGTTAGCAGCTATTGAAGCTGAGTGGCACACTGAGCCTGCTCCAGCAGCCTTTACTGTCGTTGGTTTTCCTAATCAAGAAACCATGGAAACCGACTATGCGATTAAAATCCCTTATGCCATGGGTATTATTGCAACGCGAACATTAGACGAAGAAGTGACGGGTATTAAGGATCTTATTAAAGATCACGAAGTACGAATTCGTAACGGTATGGTTGCCTACGGATTGCTTGAAAAACTACGTGCTGGTGATAAATCAGCAGAGGTTAGAGAGCAATTTGAAGCGACTAAAATCGATTTAGGTTATGGTTTCTTGCTTAAGCGTTATACCGACAAAGTGGTTGATGCTACCGAAGAGCAAATTAAAGCGGCCTCTTATGATTCTATTCCAACTGTCGCACCTATGTTCTGGAGTTTCCGGATTATGGTGGCAGCAGGGGTGATTATGTTGTTCGTGTTTGCAGCCGCTTTCTGGCAAAGCACTCGTCATCAAATCGCTGAGAAGAAATGGGTACTGCGTGCAGCACTTTATAGCTTGCCACTTCCTTGGATTGCCATTGAAGCCGGTTGGTTCGTGTCAGAGTTTGGTCGCCAACCTTGGACTATTTCTGAAGTGCTTCCGACCTTTATGTCGGCGTCTAGTTTAACCACGGCGGATCTTTGGTTTAGTATTATTTCGATTACGGTGTTCTATACCATTTTACTGGTGATAGAGGCTTTCTTAATGTTCAAGTTTGCTCGTCTTGGCCCTAGTAGCTTAAAGACTGGCCGTTACCATTTCGAAACCCAAGATGCTTAA